A DNA window from Micromonospora inyonensis contains the following coding sequences:
- a CDS encoding non-ribosomal peptide synthetase, whose amino-acid sequence MNDVKEWTFPASYAQERIWIANQLDAGSPVYNVSNLWSFPEGVTVAQANRIVGEIIARHESLRTRLHADDGTLSQVVRAVEPVELEVVDLRDLPEAQRRPRFDDLLAELARTPIPVDAAPLWRARLVRMTDTRVVLQFVVHHAVFDARSAVVLAGELTALGTAALTGVPAALPELPIQYADFAVWQREQLTGAELDRQLGFWRKHLAGAPAATTLPLDRPRPAELGYAGDEVHFTLPDGLLDRVGRLATGSTATPFMVLLAAFTALLHRISGDEDLVVGVSTAGRDNPELAPLIGMFVNPVALRCDLAGDPTFADLVTRTRDGLVDAMEHGRTPFQRIVEAVAPQRDPSVQPVFQTAFNFIPDSGLDPVALGTTKDDLAFDITATTSRLLYRTALFDRATAEAVVARYVRLLDAAVAEPGTRVSALPLLDATERDLVLHGWNDTARQVPPSTLVAEVERQVAATPTATALVADGRSLTYAELNGRANRLARMLVSRGVGPGALVALALPRSAELLVAILAVLKSGAAYLPVDTGYPAGRIAYLLGDAEPVLVLATPETAALVPPGALVLDGEVGGNDADLTDAERTAPLLPAHPAYVLYTSGSTGRPKGVVVEHRAVHAYLAWARDTYPGLAGTALLHSPVSFDLTVTGLLGPLTAGGTVRLAGIDEAAARAGGPPAFLKVTPSHLPLLDADLSPTGDLVIGGEALTGEQLAAWRATHEGVAVINEYGPTEATVGCVAARIAPGEAVPAGPVPIGRPTWNMRAYLLDAHLNPVPPGVAGELYVAGVQLARGYLCRPGLTAERFLPCPFGAPGERMYHTGDLARWRADGTLEYLGRRDHQVKVRGMRIELGEIESTLLAHAGVREAVVAVRTDSGEPTLVAYLVGTADEAEVSAEAARQLPAHLVPAAFVRLDALPLTPNGKVDRAALPAPAATEAVGSYVAPRTDAEALVAEVFADILGVEKVGAYDDFFALGGNSLRGMRAMSRIRAEVDVDLPMRALFGAPVVADLATQIEALIAAEVDELSEAEVAALLAAEKGTP is encoded by the coding sequence ATGAACGACGTGAAGGAGTGGACCTTCCCGGCGTCGTACGCGCAGGAGCGGATCTGGATCGCCAACCAGCTCGACGCCGGCTCTCCGGTCTACAACGTCTCCAACCTGTGGTCGTTCCCGGAGGGTGTGACCGTCGCGCAGGCGAACCGGATCGTGGGTGAGATCATCGCCCGGCACGAGTCGCTGCGGACCCGCCTGCATGCCGACGACGGCACGCTGAGCCAGGTGGTCCGGGCGGTCGAACCGGTCGAGCTGGAGGTGGTCGACCTGCGCGACCTGCCCGAGGCGCAGCGGCGGCCCCGCTTCGACGACCTCCTCGCCGAACTGGCCCGGACCCCGATCCCGGTGGACGCCGCGCCGCTGTGGCGGGCCCGTCTGGTCCGCATGACCGACACCCGGGTCGTCCTCCAGTTCGTGGTGCACCACGCGGTCTTCGACGCCCGCTCCGCGGTGGTCCTCGCCGGGGAACTGACCGCGCTGGGCACGGCCGCGCTGACCGGCGTCCCCGCCGCGCTGCCCGAGCTGCCGATCCAGTACGCCGATTTCGCGGTCTGGCAGCGCGAGCAGCTCACCGGCGCGGAGCTGGACCGGCAGCTGGGCTTCTGGCGAAAGCACCTGGCCGGTGCCCCGGCGGCGACCACCCTGCCGCTGGACCGGCCCCGCCCCGCCGAGCTGGGCTACGCCGGGGACGAGGTGCACTTCACCCTTCCCGACGGGCTGCTCGACCGGGTCGGCCGGCTGGCCACCGGGTCGACGGCCACCCCGTTCATGGTGCTGCTGGCCGCCTTCACCGCGCTGCTGCACCGGATCTCCGGCGACGAGGACCTGGTCGTCGGGGTCTCCACGGCGGGTCGGGACAACCCGGAACTGGCCCCGCTGATCGGCATGTTCGTCAACCCGGTGGCGCTGCGCTGCGACCTGGCCGGCGACCCGACCTTCGCCGACCTGGTCACGCGTACCCGGGACGGGCTGGTCGACGCGATGGAACACGGCCGGACGCCGTTCCAGCGGATCGTCGAGGCGGTCGCCCCGCAGCGGGACCCGTCGGTGCAGCCGGTCTTCCAGACCGCGTTCAACTTCATCCCGGACTCCGGTCTGGACCCGGTCGCCCTGGGCACCACAAAGGACGACCTGGCCTTCGACATCACCGCCACGACCAGCCGGCTGCTCTACCGGACCGCGCTGTTCGACCGGGCCACCGCCGAGGCCGTGGTCGCCCGGTACGTCCGGCTGCTCGACGCCGCCGTGGCCGAGCCCGGCACCCGGGTCTCGGCGCTGCCGCTGCTCGACGCCACCGAGCGGGACCTCGTCCTGCACGGGTGGAACGACACCGCCCGTCAGGTGCCGCCGTCCACCCTGGTCGCCGAGGTCGAACGGCAGGTGGCGGCCACCCCGACCGCGACCGCCCTGGTCGCCGACGGGCGGTCGCTGACGTACGCCGAACTGAACGGCCGGGCCAACCGGCTCGCCCGGATGCTGGTGTCCCGGGGCGTCGGGCCGGGCGCGCTGGTCGCGCTGGCGCTGCCCCGCTCGGCGGAGCTGCTGGTGGCGATCCTCGCCGTGCTCAAGTCCGGTGCGGCGTACCTGCCGGTGGACACCGGCTACCCGGCCGGGCGGATCGCCTACCTGCTCGGCGACGCCGAACCGGTCCTGGTGCTGGCCACCCCGGAGACCGCCGCGCTGGTGCCCCCCGGCGCGCTGGTGCTCGACGGTGAGGTCGGGGGCAACGACGCCGACCTCACCGACGCCGAGCGGACCGCCCCGCTGCTGCCCGCCCACCCGGCGTACGTGCTCTACACCTCCGGCTCCACCGGCCGTCCGAAGGGGGTGGTGGTCGAGCACCGGGCGGTGCACGCGTACCTGGCCTGGGCCCGGGACACCTATCCGGGGCTGGCCGGCACCGCGCTGCTGCACTCGCCGGTCTCCTTCGACCTGACCGTCACCGGCCTGCTCGGTCCGCTCACCGCGGGTGGCACGGTGCGGCTGGCCGGGATCGACGAGGCCGCCGCCCGCGCCGGGGGGCCGCCGGCCTTCCTCAAGGTCACCCCGAGCCACCTGCCGCTGCTCGACGCCGACCTGTCGCCCACCGGTGACCTGGTCATCGGCGGCGAGGCGCTCACCGGGGAACAGCTCGCCGCCTGGCGGGCCACGCACGAGGGCGTCGCGGTGATCAACGAGTACGGTCCGACCGAGGCGACCGTGGGCTGCGTGGCGGCCCGGATCGCCCCCGGTGAGGCGGTGCCGGCCGGGCCGGTGCCGATCGGCCGACCCACCTGGAACATGCGCGCCTACCTGCTCGACGCGCACCTCAACCCGGTGCCACCAGGGGTGGCCGGCGAGCTGTACGTCGCCGGGGTCCAGCTCGCCCGGGGCTACCTGTGCCGGCCGGGCCTGACCGCCGAGCGCTTCCTGCCCTGCCCCTTCGGGGCGCCGGGGGAGCGGATGTACCACACCGGGGACCTGGCCCGCTGGCGGGCCGACGGGACGCTGGAGTACCTGGGCCGCCGCGACCACCAGGTCAAGGTGCGGGGTATGCGGATCGAGCTGGGTGAGATCGAGTCGACCCTGCTCGCCCACGCCGGCGTCCGGGAGGCCGTGGTCGCCGTGCGTACCGACTCGGGCGAGCCGACCCTGGTGGCGTACCTGGTCGGCACCGCCGACGAGGCCGAGGTCTCCGCCGAGGCGGCCCGGCAGCTCCCCGCCCACCTGGTGCCGGCCGCGTTCGTCCGTCTCGACGCACTGCCGCTGACCCCGAACGGCAAGGTGGACCGCGCCGCACTGCCCGCTCCGGCCGCCACCGAGGCCGTCGGGTCCTACGTGGCCCCGCGCACCGACGCCGAGGCGCTGGTCGCCGAGGTCTTCGCCGACATCCTCGGGGTGGAGAAGGTCGGCGCGTACGACGACTTCTTCGCCCTCGGCGGCAACTCGCTGCGCGGCATGCGGGCGATGTCCCGGATCCGCGCCGAGGTCGACGTGGACCTGCCCATGCGGGCCCTGTTCGGTGCCCCGGTGGTCGCCGACCTGGCCACCCAGATCGAGGCGCTGATCGCCGCCGAGGTCGACGAACTCTCCGAAGCCGAGGTCGCCGCGCTGCTCGCGGCGGAAAAGGGAACACCCTGA
- a CDS encoding MbtH family protein: MSDPRFLVVRNDEEQYSIWAADREFPAGWQDAGFAGTREECLAHIGTVWTDMRPRSVREATAS, encoded by the coding sequence ATGTCCGACCCCCGATTCCTGGTCGTGCGCAACGACGAGGAGCAGTACTCGATCTGGGCAGCCGACCGGGAGTTCCCCGCCGGCTGGCAGGACGCCGGCTTCGCCGGCACCCGGGAGGAGTGCCTGGCCCACATCGGCACCGTGTGGACGGACATGCGGCCCCGTTCCGTCCGGGAGGCCACGGCGTCATGA
- a CDS encoding TauD/TfdA family dioxygenase, which translates to MSDTIATLPVVVENDGTALTDLIDRRRAELRATLVEHGGLLFRGFDVGGVDGFDRVVRALAGEPLTYAERSSPRHAIKGKVYTSTDYPADEEIFLHNENSYQARWPLTLFFYCITAPETLGATPLADVRRVYENIDPAVREEFVRRRWMLVRNFHADFGTPWQHVFNTDDRAEVEAYASANRIELEWIGADGLRTRSVRDVVHHRPGSDTPRWFNHATFFHVSTLAKDLQEGLLELFGPEGLPSNTYYGDGAEIPTDVMDHLRDAYRAASVRFDYQRDDVLVVDNMTAAHGREPFTGPRKIAVAMAEPHTPGEK; encoded by the coding sequence ATGAGCGACACGATCGCCACGTTGCCGGTGGTCGTCGAGAACGACGGCACCGCGCTCACCGACCTGATCGACCGACGCCGGGCGGAACTGCGGGCGACCCTGGTCGAGCACGGCGGGCTGCTGTTCCGCGGCTTCGACGTCGGCGGGGTGGACGGCTTCGACCGGGTGGTCCGGGCCCTGGCCGGTGAACCGCTGACCTACGCCGAACGCTCCTCGCCCCGGCACGCCATCAAGGGGAAGGTCTACACGTCCACCGATTACCCGGCCGACGAGGAGATCTTCCTGCACAACGAGAACTCGTACCAGGCGCGCTGGCCGTTGACGCTGTTCTTCTACTGCATCACCGCGCCGGAGACCCTCGGCGCGACGCCCCTGGCCGACGTGCGCCGGGTCTACGAGAACATCGACCCGGCGGTGCGCGAGGAGTTCGTCCGGCGGCGCTGGATGCTCGTCCGGAACTTCCACGCCGACTTCGGCACCCCGTGGCAGCACGTGTTCAACACCGACGACCGGGCCGAGGTCGAGGCGTACGCGTCGGCGAACCGGATCGAACTGGAGTGGATCGGCGCCGACGGGCTGCGGACCCGGTCGGTGCGGGACGTGGTGCACCACCGGCCCGGTTCGGACACCCCGCGCTGGTTCAACCACGCCACGTTCTTCCACGTCAGCACGCTGGCCAAGGACCTCCAGGAGGGGCTGCTGGAACTCTTCGGCCCGGAGGGGCTGCCGTCGAACACGTACTACGGCGACGGGGCGGAGATCCCCACCGATGTCATGGACCACCTGCGGGACGCGTATCGTGCCGCCAGCGTCCGTTTCGACTACCAGCGCGACGACGTGCTGGTGGTGGACAACATGACCGCCGCGCACGGCCGTGAGCCGTTCACCGGCCCCCGCAAGATCGCTGTCGCCATGGCCGAACCGCACACCCCTGGAGAGAAGTGA